The window ACATACAAACATTTGGGCTTGGTGACTATGATTGTACTCATCACGAGATTTCTTAGTTAAGTATTGAGATTATGTCACTAAGTCGATCCTTGTTCGTCGTGcatagggaaaaaaaaagataaatgatAAAAGGGAATCTGAAATTGGAGGGCCGAAAATTGGGATTTGACCTCAAAGATGATGCTCCACTCTTAGCAAATttacctttttcctttttagtttAAACCCAGAACTCTTGTCTCCTTCTTGGAATACTCAAACATTTCTactatacttttctttttcttttcacattattttcattcaatttttgtaccttcagattttgaaattttggggttacattttggtttttgtttcttatttttagattttagatcTGGAATTCATAGTTATATAATTTAGGATTTCCAGTAGAAAATGTTTTTACTGTGTTGTGTGTTCCTCTAATTGCCTTCATTGGTTACTTTTTCTTGAGTGTCATTTTCACCTATagtaaaatgaacatttttttttcattcaaaatacaTTACAGTGATagtttactttattatttattacttgaAATTAAGTAGTggtcttttgttgttttttttcttaaaaaagaatacaaatgaTTTAATGCAAAGTTCTcttaaagcaaaataaatattgtaaatgtTCTTAtcctttttagaaaaataggtGGGGTCttccaatatattttttttatctctccTCTTTTTAagaacattttattattttattttattttagctgttctaattgttatatacCTATATTTATGCCCACAAAAAAAGGTTAGTTTCCAGAAACAATCAATgattaaaattagtaaaattccTAATCTTTATTTTGACTTTGGattataactttaaaaatcaaatcccTAATGTTGTTTAGTATGGGCACGAGTTAAAATGTCGAcgttgattttaattatataattatggatatatttataaatgattgctatcaaaatttataaaaatcatttaaatttatgattgaGATGTTTTTGCTcctaaattaaatgagattaATAGAAGATATTAAAGAGATTAATACTAATCCTTATTGTTAACGTCAAACTCTTTTAATTACAAACATATTAGCGTAGATTTCAATTCAATAACAAGTATCTGAACCTTCAATCTATGAGATTATTGggttaattataaaaatttcaaaatgataacaaaatttaaaaaaaaattcaatcatcCTTGGATTGTTGTGATGATATGGTAAGATTTGTAGTAGACATGGCAAATAAACTTAGGTGATTGCCCATATATgtcacttttgtttttttgtgcTAAGTCTATCTCTATAAAGTAAAAGGAAGGTTCATTtgtcatttatatatatatacacaaatgTCCTATCACTCTCTCCATGTTTCATGCATCTCTCCTTTTTAGTTGCACAATAAAACATATTCCaatttctataatttcttatgaacatttttgaagttttagtttcgaattcttttcaatttttaatacCTCTAAGTAAATTTATCGATTTGAATAGGATGAATTTAAGTAATTTTGGTAGatgtctaaattttaatatcttaATTCGATTACATGATTATATTTACGTATGTGCAAGCTGTGTATGGATGGAAGTTTATTTTGTACATAATCTTTAGAATTgacattatattttgttaagatACTAAAGTAAGTTATACtaatagaaataattgatAGCTGTGCCTCTATAATTGTGGGAGTCCACCACAAATCCTTCCCTAATTTCATTATTGTTGTacttttgaataataatataagaaaaagcagatctattttttattaaattatattacgTGATTATTTACATCATTCAATTTGCTTTTGTCTTTTGTagtaaaaatgttgttatataacatgaaaatataaagGATAAAAATTACTGgaaaattcatattatttaaaaacttagaatTAATAATctaactaaacaaaattagagATTAAGAATATAAgtgtttgtttgattgttttgttaggattttgaatttttttaaaattaaatgatttttagctagattttaatttgtacaattttagatatgattgattgaagaaaagttcaaataatatatatcttttttggtaaagaaattttcaaaataaagaagattgaagattttaaaaataattacacaaAAGTCAAGATGCTTCATGCCACCAAACTTTTGTAAATTCATCCTTCTTTGAATTACAGTGGAATTCCAAATCTACCCCTCTCAGccaatttacaaaactaccCCTTTTAATTTCCCTATCTTTCCTTATACGATAGTTTCAAATGTCGACATGGCGGCATAAGCTTCCGACACGTCGACACTTTTTATTAAGCCAAATTGGCATTTCAGTCCATCCACTTGCCGCTCATCTTTCTCAATCCTTCACCAatttaaatgttcaaattcatttctcttttttcttttttttttcctctctccgATCGATCCCTCCGGCGTTTCGATTAACCGGAGCggaactttcttttctttgatttggATAGGATTTGTTCCTGTTCTACTACGCCACACACATTCCttatttattgttctttcCAATCTCACGATCTGCGGATTTTCGGACTGTACCGGATTTTTTGAATCTGAGATTGAGAGGTGTCCTTCATTTGCTTGTGGTGGAATTCGAGGTACTCTCGGGGAATTCGATCGTGTTTTTGTTGACTGTTCATTTATTTAGAAAGTGCTTTTAGAGAAGCTTCGACCTGCTTCGACAAAATAGGTAGGAGCTCACGGGAATCACTTGTATGAGCTTTCTGAACAGTTGTTTTGAAAGGGCGACGTATTCGAGAAGTCTGTCGTTTCGTTTAGTTTTTTTCGTGAGGAAATTTCGGTGAAGGAAAAGAGTAcagaaatgaatttgtttgtttgtttgtttgttccTGTGCTTCTGTTGAATGTACTGAGGTGGGATAACGTCAATCCAGTATTTTCGTTTTTAGGTTTGTGTCACAGTTTTCTCAGCTGGAAATTTgggtgtttttcttttcttttcctgtAAAATCTTAATGAACTGAGAAAGTTGCGACCCCCATTagtctgatttttttttttttttattgtttttgataatttgatttgaaaagcCAAGGATTTGATGTTTTGGTGTTAATTGGTATGGTGGTACTTTCAACTTTTCCTTTTGAGAAGAGATAGAATTGAGTAATTGGaaagaatttttgtttatatgtatttattgttgtttctACTGTCGTCTGTTGCAGTTTGTCTGCAATATCAAGTCTCGGTGGTTATTGCCTTAGCTTGAattctttgaaattaaagCAGGTTTTCAAGAAGCTactttttgactttttttttccccacttttttattcttttgcagggttttcttctttataaaatCATCTCTTTCCGTAATAATTTTTCTGGATGTAACTGAGGCGCGTGAAAGTAAGTTGCTCGGCAAAGTTATCGCCATGCAGGTACTTTCCGAAGTTCACctttaaattgaatttcatttttgtttttgtgaaCTCTTCATTCCTCCCTTTGTTCTGCTTCTCTTTATCTCCTTTTCTGTCCTTGTGTTTTTTACATATTTcctgtaaatttaaaatgaatatctTTGGTTTGTTTTAGAACATTGGATTCTTTCTGTAGCAACACTTGATTCCTTGATAAAtcctttcaaatttcactttttaaacTTGGGATATTTTATTCCTttcaaaaagggaaaaaaaaaaaaaaaactctgaTCCTTCACTCCTTTCTGGTTTACCGGATTTTCCAGGTAAGAGCCAGGTTTTCAAATCTCATCAGCAGCTGATTATATGTTGGTTGAACTATGTGATATGGTCTATACTACTTCCTTCATCAAGTGGGTTTAGCTGATTCCCCCTTGTTTTTGGTCGTTCTgtagaatgaaaatgaaaaccgAACTTTTGGTTGgtaaaatgaattcaaaaattGTAGTCCACGCTTAAGTTGAAGTGGGAGTTCTTTAAAGCAAGGTTAAATATTTTAGCAGAAGAAATGTCTAAAGAGGTTGAATTCAGGAGGTCACCGAGTCCCGTTGCTAAATTGATGGGTCTGGATGGGATGCCAGTGCCGCATCGGCAGTCGTCTTATAAACAACAGATGACGGCATCACCTGAAAAATCTCAGAGGGGCCTTACATCTGACGACAATCAATTGTATGCACGGAGTTCGAGGCGGCAGCAAAAATTTAAGGATGTGTTTGAGGTACAGGAAACATCAATGAAAGGAAGCAGCAGTTTCTCAGTACCTAAGAATTCAAATCTGAAGCCTTCTCAGACAGAGATGGAATACATTCAGAAGAAGTTCATGGATGCCAGACGTCTCGTAACAGATGAGAAGTTACAGGGTTCCAAGGAAATTCATGACGCACTTGAAATATTGGATTCGAACAAGAAACTTCTACTGAAATATCTCCAGCAGCCAGATTCTCTGTTCATGAAGCATCTTCTTGACATAAATGATGTTCTTCCTCACTCAAGTTGTATTCATATGGCACCTTCAAAATCATCAGATGATGAGAATCATGGGTGCCATGAATCCAGTAGGAAGTTAGCGAGGAGAAATCCACGGAAGAAGCACAGAAAATCTCGCAAGCATTGTAGCAGTCATGTCAGTCCCTCTGATTCTAATTATGTGGCGAAATGTCCTGTTAAAAGTTCTAGAATTAAATTAGAGGACGACGAAAGATTGTCTATCTTTCCGAAAAGAATTGTTGTTTTGAAGCCAAATCTTGGGAAGGCGCAAAATTCTTCTGGTGTTATACCGTCCTCACATTCTTTTCAGTCTAGCTGTAGGAAGCCATCAGAATTTGAAAGGATGGAGATCAGGGGGATGGAAACTTTGAGGACAAAGAATCATGATGACGGCCTAGGGGTATCAAGTCATGAGGTTAGACCTTCTAAAGAAGTTTCCAAGAAAACTAAGCAAGTGAGAGAGAATTTTGAATATAGTTCCATGAGTTCATCATTTGGAACAGCAAGACATGATAGGAATGGATGTCCTTTCATTGGGAATGATTCGGAGGCTGGGAAATGCAATTCCAGCAATATGTTTGGCTTAAATGGTCAACTCCAGTCTTCATCCTTTCGTTACAAAAAGTCATCCTTGAGTGCAGAAGCTAAGAAGAGACTATCAGAAAGGTGGAAAACTACTTGTGACTACCATAACACAGGTGCGGTTGGTAGGAGTTGCACACTGGCTGAGATGCTTGCCATGCCCGAGAAGGAAACTACACCTTCACATATGGAACCAAAGCATCGGGGAGAATCCAGCGGCAAAATTTTTAATGACCAGCGTATTGAACCTTTCGGCATAAGTAGTAGGGATGGCTGGAAGGACATCTGCTTAGAAAAGTTATCTAGGTCAAGATCTCTTCCTGCCTCTTCAACTTCCTTTGAGATTGTTAAAACAAATTCCGAATCTCTGAGGATGGATCCATTTGCGATACCAAAAGAGGCCTTCAAGTGGGAAAGAAAGGAGGCAATTAGTGAGAATTTGTGCCTAAGGGAACATATAGGCCGCAGAAATTCCAGACATAGGAGAAGAAAATCTCATGGTTCTATCTGCTCACTTGAGGAATTTAGTGACCCTGTACTGGAGATTTGCACTAGCCAGAATCAAGATAGTGATTTTAAAGACAATGAACCAGTCGATAGGAATCTTCTGGTTGTTGAAGAATCAATACATTTCCCAGTTCAGGACCAAACTGAAGTTCTTGAAAGTTGGATGAATTTGAGAGTGAAATCTGAAGAGGTGATTGTATCCTCCAATGAGGAACTTCAACTTGAATTGCCTGTTCATTCAGTGGTAGAAGATACTTCTCTCTCTGGGAATCAGGGCTGTTTTATCTCTAAGGTTTGTCTTAAAATATTCTCACTGTACACCTCAActgcatttgaaaattttctccggtttaaaacattttgttatatccAGGGATTGTCACCAGAAGGATCTGAAGATATTTCATTCCAATTGAAATCTGTATCTGGAATAGAATCTCCTGTAAGCTCAAAGGAGGCTGAGCAGCCCAGTCCAGTTTCAGTTCTAGAACCTCCTTTTGCAGATGATCTACCACCTGGTTCTGACTGCTTTGAGAGTCTTAGTGCTGACCTCCATGGTAATTACATTCGGTTACGTTCTCCTTTAGGCATTTATTGAAGTGATTTGGCAGATGACATCAACctatgtttgaaataattctTATACGTTTGCCTGTTGGTGTTATTCAAGACTGATATTATTCAAATCATGAACATATTGAATTTTGCTTCGAATGTGAAATTGGGTGGTTTTCGTTTGTATTTGTACAAGTTGTTTGACtcaattttcatcttaatAAGTAAATGCTTATAGTTTCTTGTCATACCATTGACTCTTCTGATTATCATGCAGTccaataatttccttttttttagttctccAAATTTAGCTAGACTTGCGAttgatgaaaaggaaaaaaaataaaattattgaatggACTGatctaattttcattcatcaacgagcaagaagaaatggatgaaTATGATATTGAGAATTGAGATCTATAGAGTTACAATATATGATCTCATTCAAGTATTCTGAAATGAGAACTAGTAAGGTCTCTATAGAGACTAGAATCTTATGGCTTTAACTATCATTTACTTTCTGAAGCTGgataagttttaatttgttgtccTGTGTATCATGAATACAGGGCTTCGAATGCAACTCAAGTTACTCAAGTTAGAGACTGAAGCTTTCACTGAATCTGAAGAAACACAGCACATCTCGAGTGATGAAGATGGAGTGGAAGGTTCCGTCGAGTCTCCAGAGGATAAATATACATCCAATGGTGAAGATAGCTGGGAGATTTCATATGTAACTGATGTTTTACAAAACTCGGCTTTTAAAGATACTGAACCGGACATGTTTGTTGCAATGTGGCACTCTCTGGAATGCCCTGTTGATCCATCTACATTTGAGGATCTCGAGAAGAAGTACGCGGGTAGGTCTTCTCAACCAAGGTCAGAAAGAAAGCTACTTTTTGACTGTATAAATTTAGGAATTTTGGATATTTACCAAAAATTCACTGACCCTTATCCATGGGTAAGGCCCCCAACAATACAAGTAGGGTATGGTGAAGGGCTTTGCAATAATTTGTGTAAGTTTCTAGCTAAGCAGCAAGTGAAGAAAGTAGATGAAGACATTGTAGAGAAAGTGGTGGGAAGGACGAGTCAATGGTTAGTGTTGGGGTATGATGTTGATGTAATAGGTAAGGAGATTGAGAGACTAATGGTAGATGAACTCATAACTGAGGTAGTTGACATGTATTTATAGATTATGTAGCTTGATGTTGAAATAAGATATTAAagccttttaaaaaaaattgcatgagaagaaaaaaaaccattccATGATTAAGTGATGCATTTTTTAGGTAATAGGTAAGAAGAATGCAGTCAGAATCAAATTGCTATTTCTCATATAGCTGGACTACTTGGgcaaattattcaaaattaactttctaaggttgtttcttacttttttaaaagataacaaGAGAATGAATCAACAAATCACGTCATTGTTAAGAGTAGAGGATACTCAAATTAGACCTTCTCCAACAAGCCTTGTAAGAATTGCTCAACCACATTCTTTGTTTAGAAAATGCTAATACAAAATGGTTCAATTATAAGTTTGTTGTACCGCTACTAAATTGTTTATTACTTATGGATCATGCAGTGGGGTGTTAGATGTAGTTTTGCTTAGTGTCTAgacaattttcctttttaaattacaGGAGCTAAATAATCTTATGTAATAAACTTACAATGTAATTTGGGTTTAATCATTTAGGCTGAAACTTTACTCTTACCAAGGTTTGAACAGCTTCCAAAAGCCACATTCTATGGAATATTTTTGGAGAAAGACAAACCTCATCGATAACAAAGGCTTTGGGAACAGAAAAGGCATGGTTGTTTTGTATTACAGCAAGACATTGTTATGGGGAATCCAAttccctttcttttaaaaataggatATTGGTTCTCTTTCTCAATAGTTTTGCTAGAAAGATGCCACTCTTTTCCTTACTTAAAGcttaaaacttcaaaagtaacaaaggaaaagagaattaaaactTGAAACTTCTCAACAGCATGCTCTACAATCCCAACTTTTTCCATCTATGAAAGCATCAGAGTCCAGTTTTAAACTAGATGTACAGTAAActcaaacttcttttttaatcataaGATATGATTAATCAAAGCTGTTTTTCTAGCATTTCTTCTGTCGTGGCTGATGTTGAAGCCACAGTCAACGAGGTGGATACCGGTGACTGGGGCGGCGGTGGAGTTGGTGGTTGAGAAGTCCAAAACTTTGCATGCTTTAGCTTTGATACACTTGCTAAAACTCCCACCGGTGTTACATCTCCTTCTATTGTCACTTTTTTTGCTGCATAGTCTATCTTGAAGGATGTAACTCCTgcttccaaaatttaaagttaaatctTTCTTATGCTCAGTATTTTGATAGAACccaaatttattgaaatataaccAGTAG of the Cucumis sativus cultivar 9930 chromosome 3, Cucumber_9930_V3, whole genome shotgun sequence genome contains:
- the LOC101208303 gene encoding uncharacterized protein LOC101208303 translates to MSKEVEFRRSPSPVAKLMGLDGMPVPHRQSSYKQQMTASPEKSQRGLTSDDNQLYARSSRRQQKFKDVFEVQETSMKGSSSFSVPKNSNLKPSQTEMEYIQKKFMDARRLVTDEKLQGSKEIHDALEILDSNKKLLLKYLQQPDSLFMKHLLDINDVLPHSSCIHMAPSKSSDDENHGCHESSRKLARRNPRKKHRKSRKHCSSHVSPSDSNYVAKCPVKSSRIKLEDDERLSIFPKRIVVLKPNLGKAQNSSGVIPSSHSFQSSCRKPSEFERMEIRGMETLRTKNHDDGLGVSSHEVRPSKEVSKKTKQVRENFEYSSMSSSFGTARHDRNGCPFIGNDSEAGKCNSSNMFGLNGQLQSSSFRYKKSSLSAEAKKRLSERWKTTCDYHNTGAVGRSCTLAEMLAMPEKETTPSHMEPKHRGESSGKIFNDQRIEPFGISSRDGWKDICLEKLSRSRSLPASSTSFEIVKTNSESLRMDPFAIPKEAFKWERKEAISENLCLREHIGRRNSRHRRRKSHGSICSLEEFSDPVLEICTSQNQDSDFKDNEPVDRNLLVVEESIHFPVQDQTEVLESWMNLRVKSEEVIVSSNEELQLELPVHSVVEDTSLSGNQGCFISKGLSPEGSEDISFQLKSVSGIESPVSSKEAEQPSPVSVLEPPFADDLPPGSDCFESLSADLHGLRMQLKLLKLETEAFTESEETQHISSDEDGVEGSVESPEDKYTSNGEDSWEISYVTDVLQNSAFKDTEPDMFVAMWHSLECPVDPSTFEDLEKKYAGRSSQPRSERKLLFDCINLGILDIYQKFTDPYPWVRPPTIQVGYGEGLCNNLCKFLAKQQVKKVDEDIVEKVVGRTSQWLVLGYDVDVIGKEIERLMVDELITEVVDMYL